One window from the genome of Streptomyces sp. NBC_00708 encodes:
- a CDS encoding rod shape-determining protein: MTVSLEQLRRCHVAVDLGAARTRVYVKGPGLVVDEPSVAAVNTRTGSLIAVGALAEQMTGRTPDYIRVARPVSGGTVVDIEMAQRMLRHLLGEKLRRQLRRKPWLRAAACTPHDSDPLARRASVETLVGLGARRVELVDTLIAAAVGCGLPVEQPTATMIMVCGAATTQIAVLSLGSIVTAVRLPIGGDAIDHAVIQHLRQYHELMLPSQSVRPLQLALSGNGLTAQGPSVTEIHGRDVATGLARSVEVDTAMIRQAIHRPLTAVLDGVGKVLRDCPPDLVADLADCGIVMVGGSALLPGLDQMLREATGVPVHIAERPDTCAIQGLGAMLEGQISPLVLDPLAS; the protein is encoded by the coding sequence GTGACCGTCAGCCTTGAGCAGTTGCGCCGCTGCCACGTCGCCGTCGACCTCGGGGCCGCCCGCACCCGGGTGTACGTCAAGGGGCCCGGCCTCGTCGTGGACGAGCCGAGTGTCGCCGCCGTCAACACCCGTACCGGTTCACTGATCGCCGTGGGCGCCCTCGCCGAACAGATGACGGGCCGCACCCCCGACTACATCCGGGTGGCCCGCCCCGTCTCCGGCGGGACCGTCGTGGACATCGAGATGGCCCAGCGCATGCTGCGCCACCTGCTCGGCGAGAAGCTCCGCCGCCAGCTGCGCCGCAAGCCCTGGCTGCGCGCGGCGGCCTGCACCCCGCACGACAGCGACCCGCTCGCCCGGCGGGCCTCGGTGGAGACCCTGGTCGGCCTCGGCGCCCGGCGGGTGGAGCTCGTGGACACCCTGATCGCGGCGGCCGTCGGCTGCGGGCTGCCGGTCGAGCAGCCGACCGCGACCATGATCATGGTGTGCGGGGCCGCGACGACGCAGATCGCGGTGCTCTCGCTCGGCTCGATCGTGACGGCGGTACGCCTCCCGATCGGCGGCGACGCGATCGACCACGCGGTCATCCAGCACCTGCGCCAGTACCACGAGCTGATGCTGCCCAGCCAGTCCGTGCGCCCCCTCCAGCTCGCGCTCAGCGGCAACGGGCTGACCGCGCAGGGCCCCTCGGTCACCGAGATCCACGGCCGCGACGTCGCCACCGGGCTCGCCCGGTCCGTCGAGGTCGACACCGCCATGATCCGGCAGGCGATCCACCGCCCGCTGACCGCGGTCCTGGACGGCGTCGGCAAGGTGCTGCGGGACTGCCCGCCCGACCTGGTGGCCGACCTCGCGGACTGCGGGATCGTGATGGTCGGCGGGAGCGCCCTGCTGCCCGGCCTCGACCAGATGCTGCGCGAGGCGACCGGCGTGCCGGTGCACATCGCGGAGCGGCCCGACACCTGCGCGATCCAGGGCCTGGGCGCCATGCTGGAGGGGCAGATCAGCCCCCTGGTCCTCGACCCGCTGGCAAGCTGA
- a CDS encoding MarR family transcriptional regulator: MAPSRTDPLTLEVIELIGTVVARYYEEYEQAAAAHSLTGAQARVLGLLSVEPLPMRRIAQKLKCEPSNVTGIVDRLEARGLVERRPDPADRRVKLAAPTERGAATAAQLRDALDFAREPLAGLSAADRTVLRDLLRRMLGA, encoded by the coding sequence ATGGCCCCCTCGCGCACAGATCCTCTGACACTCGAAGTCATCGAGCTCATCGGCACCGTCGTGGCGCGCTACTACGAGGAGTACGAGCAGGCCGCCGCCGCCCACAGCCTCACCGGTGCGCAGGCCCGGGTCCTCGGACTGCTGTCCGTCGAGCCGCTGCCCATGCGCCGGATCGCCCAGAAGCTGAAGTGCGAGCCGTCCAATGTGACCGGGATCGTCGACCGGCTGGAGGCGCGCGGCCTGGTGGAGCGGCGCCCGGACCCGGCCGACCGCCGGGTGAAGCTGGCCGCGCCCACCGAGCGGGGGGCGGCGACGGCCGCGCAGCTGCGGGACGCGCTGGACTTCGCCCGGGAGCCGCTGGCGGGGCTGTCCGCCGCGGACCGGACGGTGCTGCGGGATCTGCTGCGGCGGATGCTGGGCGCCTGA
- a CDS encoding galactose mutarotase — protein MQTGSNTVMSTEHFGTLADGTAVQRWTLERNGTRVRVLTYGGIVQSAEVPDRDGVPAGIALGLPDLASYQEYAGPYFGALVGRYANRIGGASFELDGRTHHLTRNEGRNHVHGGACGFDKRVWDAREIADGVELSLVSADGEEGFPGRVELTAAYTLDEGGALRIAYRAVTDAPTVLNLTNHTYWNLAGADSGSALGQRLRIAAGAVTPVDAESLPTGEFLPVEGTRFDFREARPVTKEYDHNFVLDADAKAAAAELYDEVSGRVLTVTTTEPGLQLYTADHFDGRPFGPCAGIALETQHFPDSPNRPEFPGTVLRPGEEFVSTTVYGFSVR, from the coding sequence ATGCAGACGGGTTCGAACACGGTGATGAGTACGGAGCACTTCGGCACCCTCGCGGACGGCACCGCCGTGCAGCGCTGGACGCTGGAGCGGAACGGCACGCGGGTGCGCGTCCTGACGTACGGCGGCATCGTGCAGTCGGCCGAGGTGCCGGACCGGGACGGGGTGCCGGCCGGGATCGCGCTCGGGCTGCCGGACCTGGCCTCGTACCAGGAGTACGCCGGGCCGTACTTCGGGGCGCTGGTCGGCCGGTACGCGAACCGGATCGGCGGGGCGTCCTTCGAGCTGGACGGCCGGACGCACCACCTCACGCGCAACGAGGGCCGCAACCATGTGCACGGCGGGGCGTGCGGCTTCGACAAGCGGGTCTGGGACGCGCGGGAGATCGCGGACGGGGTGGAGCTGTCCCTCGTCTCGGCGGACGGCGAGGAGGGCTTCCCCGGGCGGGTGGAGCTGACGGCGGCGTACACCCTGGACGAGGGCGGCGCGCTGCGCATCGCGTACCGGGCGGTGACGGACGCGCCGACCGTGCTGAACCTGACGAACCACACCTACTGGAACCTCGCGGGCGCCGACAGCGGCAGCGCGCTCGGCCAGCGGCTGCGGATCGCGGCGGGGGCGGTCACGCCGGTGGACGCGGAGTCGCTGCCGACCGGTGAGTTCCTGCCGGTGGAGGGCACCCGGTTCGACTTCCGCGAGGCCCGGCCGGTGACCAAGGAGTACGACCACAACTTCGTGCTCGACGCGGACGCGAAGGCCGCGGCGGCCGAGCTGTACGACGAGGTGTCGGGACGGGTCCTGACGGTCACGACGACGGAACCCGGCCTCCAGCTGTACACGGCGGACCACTTCGACGGCCGGCCGTTCGGCCCGTGCGCCGGGATCGCCCTGGAGACCCAGCACTTCCCGGACTCGCCGAACCGCCCGGAGTTCCCGGGCACGGTCCTGCGGCCGGGCGAGGAGTTCGTGTCGACGACGGTGTACGGGTTCTCGGTGCGCTGA
- a CDS encoding NADP-dependent oxidoreductase, which translates to MSAALPASGREWHLVARPHGWPKAEDFALREAPVTAPAEGRVLVRNLHFSVDPYMRGRMNDVKSYTPPFKLDHPMDGGAVGEVVASNAEGFEVGDHVLHGLGWREYASVPAQHAVKVDASLAPLSAYLGVLGMTGLTAYAGLFDVASFKEGDAVFVSGAAGAVGSQVGQMAKIKGASRVIGSAGSDEKVKLLTEEYGFDAAFNYKNGPVAEQLRKAAPDGIDVYFDNVGGEHLEAALSSFNVHGRATICGMIAQYNATEPTPAPRNLALVIGKRLRLQGMLVGDHAGLQQQFVQEVAGWLNSGELKYRETVVEGIGNGVDAFLGLLRGENTGKMIVSLG; encoded by the coding sequence ATGTCTGCAGCACTTCCCGCGTCCGGCCGTGAATGGCACCTCGTAGCCCGTCCGCACGGCTGGCCGAAGGCCGAGGACTTCGCGCTGCGTGAGGCACCGGTCACCGCCCCCGCCGAGGGCCGGGTCCTCGTGCGCAACCTGCACTTCTCGGTCGACCCGTACATGCGCGGCCGGATGAACGACGTGAAGTCCTACACCCCGCCCTTCAAGCTCGACCACCCCATGGACGGCGGCGCCGTCGGCGAGGTCGTCGCGTCGAACGCGGAGGGCTTCGAGGTCGGCGACCACGTCCTGCACGGCCTCGGCTGGCGCGAGTACGCGAGCGTCCCCGCCCAGCACGCGGTGAAGGTCGACGCCTCGCTCGCCCCGCTCTCCGCCTACCTCGGCGTGCTCGGCATGACCGGGCTCACCGCCTACGCCGGCCTCTTCGACGTGGCGTCCTTCAAGGAGGGCGACGCGGTCTTCGTCTCCGGCGCCGCCGGTGCGGTCGGCAGCCAGGTCGGCCAGATGGCGAAGATCAAGGGCGCCTCCCGGGTCATCGGCTCCGCCGGCTCCGACGAGAAGGTCAAGCTCCTCACCGAGGAGTACGGCTTCGACGCCGCGTTCAACTACAAGAACGGGCCCGTCGCCGAGCAGCTGCGCAAGGCCGCCCCCGACGGCATCGACGTCTACTTCGACAACGTCGGCGGCGAACACCTGGAAGCCGCGCTCTCCTCGTTCAACGTGCACGGCCGCGCGACCATCTGCGGCATGATCGCCCAGTACAACGCCACCGAGCCCACCCCCGCCCCGCGCAACCTCGCGCTCGTCATCGGCAAGCGGCTGCGCCTGCAGGGCATGCTCGTCGGCGACCACGCCGGCCTCCAGCAGCAGTTTGTCCAGGAGGTGGCCGGCTGGCTGAACTCGGGCGAGCTGAAGTACCGCGAGACGGTCGTCGAGGGCATCGGGAACGGCGTCGACGCCTTCCTCGGTCTGCTCCGCGGCGAGAACACCGGGAAGATGATCGTCTCCCTCGGCTGA
- a CDS encoding EI24 domain-containing protein, whose product MRDLGAGLGFLIRGQRWVFGHGKWFGIGLLPGLITLVLYAGALVGLGYGADDLAAWATPFADDWSSPWLGLLRNTLTVLVFVLGLFLAVITFTAVTLLVGQPFYESLSEEVDRTEGGTVPESGLPLWRELWISARDSVRILIRVGLYAILLFALGFVPVAGQTVVPVLGFCVTGYFLAEELTAVALQRRGMVLKDRLALLRGHRMRTLGFGVPLGLAFMLPFVAVFLMPGAVAGATLLARGLAGDGEEEPAGKGETVAED is encoded by the coding sequence ATGCGTGATCTCGGGGCGGGGCTCGGCTTTCTGATCAGGGGCCAGCGCTGGGTGTTCGGCCACGGCAAGTGGTTCGGCATAGGGCTGCTGCCCGGTCTGATCACCCTCGTGCTGTACGCGGGCGCCCTCGTCGGCCTCGGCTACGGCGCCGACGACCTGGCGGCGTGGGCGACGCCGTTCGCCGACGACTGGTCCTCGCCCTGGCTCGGCCTGCTGCGCAACACGCTGACCGTGCTGGTCTTCGTCCTCGGCCTCTTCCTGGCCGTCATCACCTTCACCGCCGTGACCCTGCTCGTCGGGCAGCCCTTCTACGAGTCGCTGTCCGAGGAGGTCGACCGCACCGAGGGCGGCACGGTCCCCGAATCCGGACTGCCGCTCTGGCGCGAGCTGTGGATCTCCGCCCGCGACAGCGTGCGCATCCTGATACGGGTCGGGCTGTACGCGATCCTGCTCTTCGCGCTCGGTTTCGTCCCCGTCGCCGGGCAGACCGTCGTCCCCGTCCTCGGCTTCTGCGTCACCGGGTACTTCCTCGCCGAGGAGCTGACCGCCGTCGCGCTCCAGCGCCGGGGCATGGTGCTCAAGGACCGCCTCGCCCTGCTGCGCGGCCACCGCATGCGGACCCTGGGCTTCGGCGTACCGCTGGGGCTGGCCTTCATGCTGCCGTTCGTCGCCGTGTTCCTCATGCCGGGCGCCGTCGCCGGGGCCACGCTGCTGGCGCGCGGCCTGGCCGGCGACGGCGAGGAGGAGCCGGCCGGAAAGGGCGAGACGGTCGCCGAGGACTGA
- a CDS encoding SGNH/GDSL hydrolase family protein, translating to MPDRSVRHRSRTALAGLAALSCLGTAALAGCDSGPDGTTKGSAPAERRPSPAAGPVWDPKPASIAAVGDSITRGFDACSVLADCPEVSWSTGTDSSVRSLAVRLLGASGAADHSWNHAVTGARMAQLPEQMALAADEDPDLVTVMIGANDACRDSVRTMTPVADFRRSFETSMRRLRSGAPKAQVYVSSVPDLKRLWSQGRANQLGKQIWKLGICKSMLSDADDMGAAAVARRTAVQERVVAYNEVLREVCAKDSRCRYDGGAVFDYRFTGKQLSQWDWFHPGRNGQARLAEIAYRNVTAVRPPA from the coding sequence ATGCCGGATCGGTCCGTACGGCACCGCTCGCGCACCGCACTGGCCGGGCTGGCCGCCCTGTCCTGCCTCGGCACGGCGGCGCTGGCCGGCTGCGACTCGGGGCCCGACGGGACGACGAAGGGCTCGGCACCGGCCGAGCGCAGGCCGTCCCCGGCGGCGGGCCCGGTCTGGGACCCGAAGCCCGCCTCGATCGCCGCGGTCGGGGACTCGATCACGCGTGGCTTCGACGCCTGCTCGGTGCTGGCCGACTGCCCGGAGGTCTCCTGGTCGACCGGCACGGACAGCTCCGTACGCAGTCTGGCGGTACGCCTCCTCGGTGCTTCCGGCGCGGCGGACCACAGCTGGAACCACGCGGTGACGGGCGCCCGGATGGCCCAGCTGCCGGAGCAGATGGCGCTGGCGGCGGACGAGGACCCGGACCTGGTGACCGTGATGATCGGCGCCAACGACGCCTGCCGGGACTCGGTGCGGACCATGACCCCGGTGGCCGACTTCCGGCGGTCGTTCGAGACATCGATGCGCAGGCTGCGCAGCGGGGCGCCGAAGGCGCAGGTGTATGTGTCGAGCGTGCCGGACCTGAAGCGGCTGTGGTCGCAGGGGCGGGCCAACCAGCTGGGCAAGCAGATCTGGAAACTGGGCATCTGCAAGTCGATGCTGAGCGACGCGGACGACATGGGCGCGGCGGCGGTCGCCCGGCGCACGGCGGTGCAGGAGCGCGTCGTGGCGTACAACGAGGTGCTGCGCGAGGTGTGCGCGAAGGACAGCCGCTGCCGGTACGACGGCGGGGCGGTGTTCGACTACCGGTTCACCGGCAAGCAGCTCAGCCAGTGGGACTGGTTCCACCCCGGCCGCAACGGCCAGGCCAGGCTCGCCGAGATCGCCTACCGCAACGTCACGGCGGTGCGCCCGCCCGCGTAA
- a CDS encoding organic hydroperoxide resistance protein: protein MTIQDIAVAYTAVATAENGRDGRVASDDGKLDVVVNPPKELGGSGAGTNPEQLFAAGYSACFQGALGVVARQEKADISGSTVTAAVSIGKTEAGGFGLEVAITATIPNVDEATARALVEKAHQVCPYSNATRGNIKVELAVA from the coding sequence ATGACCATTCAGGACATAGCCGTCGCTTACACCGCCGTCGCCACCGCGGAGAACGGCCGTGACGGCCGCGTCGCCTCGGACGACGGCAAGCTCGACGTCGTCGTCAACCCGCCGAAGGAGCTGGGCGGCAGCGGCGCCGGCACCAACCCGGAGCAGCTCTTCGCCGCCGGTTACAGCGCCTGCTTCCAGGGCGCGCTGGGCGTCGTCGCCCGCCAGGAGAAGGCCGACATCTCCGGCTCCACGGTGACCGCGGCGGTCTCCATCGGCAAGACCGAGGCCGGCGGCTTCGGTCTGGAGGTCGCCATCACCGCGACCATCCCGAACGTGGACGAGGCGACCGCGCGGGCGCTCGTCGAGAAGGCCCACCAGGTCTGCCCGTACTCGAACGCCACGCGCGGCAACATCAAGGTGGAGCTCGCGGTCGCCTGA